One Streptosporangium sp. NBC_01495 DNA window includes the following coding sequences:
- a CDS encoding alpha/beta hydrolase, whose product MNPVLSDVEVPGGALRVARFGTGPRVIVAVHGITASLMAWAGVARRLPAEWSLVAMDLRGRGHSAGLPGPYGLAGHAEDVNLVARSAGAESGIVLTGHSMGAYVAALAAAGHDYARVVLIDGGLPMPLPPGADPDAVMEATLGPAVARLDRTFPSVGAYVDFFRAHPAFAEAWTEEAEEYVRYDASGPEGAVRSRVRREPVREDGRWLLTEGEAVGAALRAITSPLSLLRAPRGLLNQPVGLMPDELAATWAGRLPALEDEVIDDCNHYTILFDDRCASLVAGHLSR is encoded by the coding sequence ATGAACCCCGTCCTGAGTGATGTCGAGGTCCCCGGCGGCGCGCTGCGCGTCGCCCGCTTCGGCACCGGACCCCGCGTGATCGTGGCGGTGCACGGCATCACCGCCTCGCTCATGGCCTGGGCCGGCGTCGCCCGCAGGCTCCCCGCCGAGTGGTCGCTGGTCGCGATGGACCTGCGGGGCCGCGGTCACAGCGCCGGGCTCCCCGGCCCGTACGGCCTGGCCGGGCACGCCGAGGACGTGAACCTCGTCGCCCGGTCCGCGGGCGCCGAGTCCGGCATCGTGCTCACCGGTCACTCGATGGGCGCCTACGTCGCGGCCCTCGCCGCGGCGGGGCACGACTACGCCAGGGTGGTGCTGATCGACGGCGGGCTCCCGATGCCGCTGCCCCCCGGCGCCGACCCCGACGCGGTCATGGAGGCCACGCTCGGCCCGGCCGTCGCCCGGCTGGACCGTACCTTCCCGAGCGTCGGCGCGTACGTGGACTTCTTCAGGGCCCACCCCGCCTTCGCCGAGGCGTGGACCGAGGAGGCGGAGGAGTACGTCCGCTACGACGCGTCGGGGCCTGAGGGGGCGGTGCGCTCGCGGGTGCGGCGGGAACCGGTCCGCGAGGACGGCCGGTGGCTGCTCACCGAGGGGGAGGCGGTCGGCGCCGCGCTGCGCGCGATCACCTCTCCCCTGTCGCTGCTGCGCGCCCCGAGGGGACTGCTGAACCAGCCGGTCGGCCTGATGCCCGACGAGCTGGCCGCCACGTGGGCCGGGCGGCTGCCCGCGCTGGAGGACGAGGTGATCGACGACTGCAACCACTACACGATCCTCTTCGACGACCGCTGCGCCTCGCTGGTCGCCGGGCACCTCTCCCGCTGA